A stretch of the Xiphias gladius isolate SHS-SW01 ecotype Sanya breed wild chromosome 19, ASM1685928v1, whole genome shotgun sequence genome encodes the following:
- the zbtb26 gene encoding zinc finger and BTB domain-containing protein 26 — translation MAQNQVILQFRFATFGDSMLQKMNLLRHQRRFCDVNVRINQLEVPGHKVVFAAGSSFLRDQFILQQDSKEVQISMIQEAEVGRQLLLSCYTGQLEFPELELVHYLTVASFLQMGHIVEQCTQALSKFIKPQAARPLEADVNMRGEKGEERLASPAQREQEHSQVRTVHQEEEEEEEEEEEVEQVEEDNNGDDDDDDDDDDDDDVIIQPKSPLQILSRRPRQGMVENDITIVKVESVSDVAENSITGHFPTSPPAALHSPEPQHSLINSTVDSRSSEMAVPPGMAGYPLSPPPPSPPAEKHGAHQRNYDKPLQWYHQCPKCARVFRQLENYANHLKMHKLFMCLLCGKTFTQKGNLHRHMRVHAGIKPFQCKICGKTFTQKCSLLDHLNLHSGDKPHRCNYCDMVFAHKPVLRKHLKQIHGKNSFDNANEGSLHDGGLDFDFGRI, via the coding sequence ATGGCCCAGAACCAGGTGATCCTCCAGTTCCGATTCGCAACGTTTGGGGACTCCATGCTGCAGAAGATGAACCTCCTTCGACACCAGAGACGGTTCTGTGATGTCAATGTGCGCATCAACCAGCTGGAGGTCCCTGGTCACAAGGTGGTGTTTGCTGCTGGCTCTTCTTTCTTGAGGGACCAGTTCATCCTTCAGCAGGACTCCAAGGAGGTCCAGATCTCCATGATCCAGGAGGCGGAGGTTGGCCggcagctgctgctgtcctgCTACACAGGCCAGCTGGAGTTCCCAGAGCTGGAGCTGGTGCATTACCTGACAGTAGCCAGCTTCCTTCAAATGGGCCACATTGTGGAGCAGTGCACTCAGGCCCTCAGCAAGTTCATCAAGCCTCAGGCTGCACGCCCGCTGGAGGCGGATGTGAATATGAGGggggagaagggggaggagcGTTTAGCCTCCCCGGCccagagagagcaagagcaCTCTCAGGTGCGGACTGTCcatcaggaggaggaagaggaggaggaggaggaggaggaggtggagcaggttGAGGAGGACAACAATGGCGAcgatgatgacgacgacgacgacgatgacgatgatgatgtgATTATACAGCCTAAATCCCCGCTCCAGATTTTGAGCAGACGCCCAAGACAGGGTATGGTGGAGAATGACATCACAATAGTAAAGGTGGAGTCTGTGTCTGACGTAGCAGAAAACTCCATCACCGGTCACTTCCCCACCAGCCCTCCTGCTGCCCTCCACTCCCCGGAGCCCCAGCATTCGCTCATCAACTCCACTGTGGACAGTCGCAGCAGTGAGATGGCAGTTCCACCTGGCATGGCTGGATACCCACTCAGcccccctcctccatccccTCCTGCAGAGAAACACGGCGCACACCAGAGGAACTATGACAAGCCTCTGCAGTGGTACCACCAGTGCCCAAAGTGCGCCCGGGTCTTCCGCCAGCTGGAGAACTACGCCAACCACCTCAAGATGCACAAGCTCTTCATGTGCCTCCTGTGCGGAAAGACTTTCACACAAAAGGGCAATCTGCACCGACACATGCGCGTCCACGCTGGCATCAAGCCCTTCCAGTGTAAAATCTGCGGTAAGACCTTCACCCAAAAGTGTTCTTTGCTGGATCACCTTAACCTGCACAGTGGGGACAAGCCCCACCGCTGCAACTATTGTGACATGGTGTTCGCTCATAAGCCGGTTCTTCGCAAGCACCTCAAACAGATCCACGGGAAGAACAGCTTTGACAACGCAAACGAAGGCAGCCTGCATGATGGGGGGCTTGACTTTGATTTTGGACGAATATGA
- the p2rx4b gene encoding P2X purinoceptor 4b, which translates to MTRTAGYCKGCLNYVFDYETPKTLVISSIRVGCVFRFTQLLVVLFVVGYVCVVQKAYQETDNIISSVTTKVKGFAFTNTSDMDPRLWDVADYVIPPQGDHSFFVMTNMVVTPKQTQSRCPELPSPSTTCVDDCDCIEGHNDPRGSGIQTGLCVNYSSTVQTCEVLSWCPLEIEPELPKHALLSAAENFTVLIKNSVTYPKFKFYRRNILPHINSSYLKRCEFNRATDPHCPIFRLKHIVSEAGEEFQDMAVKGGILGIIIDWTCDLDPWAGKCYPKYSFRRLDNKHPVNNVAPGYNFRFAKYYKTPDGEETRTLIKAYGIRFDIIVFGTAGKFGIVPTIVNFGAALSFLSLVPVVCDWFILTCMKKRDFYSKHKTTYLNDDADPDSISMGTTYGTQ; encoded by the exons ATGACCAGGACTGCAGGTTACTGCAAGGGCTGTCTGAATTATGTGTTTGATTACGAAACACCAAAAACACTGGTCATTTCAAGCATACGTGTAGGATGTGTGTTCAGGTTCACCCAGCTCCTGGTGGTACTGTTTGTGGTGGG gtatgtgtgtgtggtgcagaAGGCCTACCAGGAGACAGACAATATCATCAGTAGCGTCACTACCAAAGTCAAAGGTTTTGCCTTCACCAACACATCTGACATGGACCCCCGATTATGGGATGTGGCTGACTATGTTATCCCTCCTCAg GGTGACCATTCCTTCTTTGTGATGACGAATATGGTTGTCACTCCAAAACAAACTCAGTCACGTTGTCCTGAG CTTCCGAGTCCATCAACAACTTGCGTGGATGATTGTGACTGTATCGAGGGACACAATGATCCTCGGGGCAGTG GTATACAAACAGGACTGTGTGTCAACTATTCCTCAACTGTCCAGACCTGTGAAGTGCTCTCATGGTGCCCTCTTGAAATAGAACCTGAGCTGCCCAA ACATGCACTGCTGTCTGCAGCTGAgaacttcactgttttgatcAAAAACAGCGTAACATACCCGAAGTTCAAATTTTACAG AAGAAACATACTGCCACATATTAACTCCTCATACCTGAAGAGGTGTGAATTCAATCGTGCAACCGACCCTCACTGCCCCATATTCCGCCTCAAACACATTGTTTCAGAGGCTGGAGAGGAGTTTCAAGACATGGCTGTGAAG GGTGGCATCCTTGGTATTATTATTGACTGGACCTGTGACCTGGACCCGTGGGCAGGGAAGTGTTACCCCAAGTACAGCTTCCGCAGGCTGGACAACAAACACCCAGTCAATAACGTGGCCCCTGGATACAACTTCAG GTTCGCCAAGTATTACAAAACCCCAGACGGAGAGGAAACTAGGACCTTAATCAAAGCATATGGGATCCGGTTTGACATCATTGTATTTGGAACA gCTGGAAAATTTGGAATTGTACCAACTATTGTGAACTTTGGTGCGGCACTGTCGTTCCTCAGTCTT GTTCCCGTAGTTTGTGACTGGTTTATCTTGACATGCATGAAGAAAAGAGATTTTTACAGCAAACATAAAACCACGTATCTGAATGACGATGCTGACCCTGACTCA ATCTCAATGGGAACCACCTACGGAACTCAGTAA
- the gucd1 gene encoding protein GUCD1, which produces MTEDAILLNVPVIRQLYHWDCGLACSRMVLKYLHPVRDEEFQRACWELKLTESVWTIELAYLMCHLGIKHCFCTQTLGVDKGFRNQSFYKKHFDTEEDRVNELFLKSESKGVVVRKCSVTVQEIQSHLEQGHVAIVLVNAVVLTCELCSLPVKYCCFLPVGQKCFCRKPDYQGHFVVVCGFNRTTGCIFYNNPAYSDRVCCTSVSNFEEARRSYGTDEDILFIFKES; this is translated from the exons ATGACAG aggaTGCCATCCTCCTGAATGTACCTGTCATTCGGCAGCTTTACCACTGGGACTGTGGGTTAGCCTGTTCCAGGATGGTCCTGAA GTACCTTCACCCAGTCCGTGATGAGGAGTTTCAGAGGGCATGCTGGGAGCTGAAGCTGACAGAGAGTGTGTGGACTATTGAGCTGGCCTACCTGATGTGCCATCTAGGAATCAAACACTGCTTTTGCACACAGACTCTGGGCGTTGATAAGGGTTTTAGGAATCAG TCCTTTTATAAGAAGCATTTTGATACGGAAGAAGACAGAGTGAATGAGCTCTTCCTTAAATCAGAGAGCAAAGGTGTGGTGGTGAGGAAATG CTCTGTAACTGTTCAGGAAATCCAGTCTCATCTGGAGCAGGGCCACGTTGCCATAGTGCTGGTCAACGCTGTCGTCTTGACATGTGAACTATGCTCCTTACCTGTCAAATACTGTTGCTTCCTGCCCGTGGGTCAGAAGTGTTTCTGCAGGAAGCCAGACTACCAGGGTCACTTTGTGGTGGTGTGCGGCTTCAACAGGACTACAGGCTGTATTTTCTACAACAACCCTGCCTATTCTGACA gGGTGTGCTGCACCAGCGTCAGTAACTTTGAGGAGGCTCGGCGGAGCTATGGGACAGATGAGGATATCCTGTTCATCTTTAAGGAGAGTTGA
- the upb1 gene encoding beta-ureidopropionase isoform X2, producing the protein MSSCQLESLEKSLESHLPQGELAEVRRILFGKETKTLDLPACAVDAASEHDFELKGYRFEAAQEQLRPPRRVRVGLIQHRIVLPTDAPIHDQITAMHSRVGELVEVAAMCGVNIVCFQETWTMPFAFCTREKEPWTEFAESAEEGNTTRLCQELARKYNMVVVSPILEREELHDTLWNTAVVISNSGNVLGKSRKNHIPRIGDFNESTYYMEGDTGHTVFQTQFGKIAVNICYGRHHPLNWFMYSMNGAEIIFNPSATVGALSEPMWPIEARNAAIANHCFTCAINRVGTEHFKSEFTSGDGKKAHHDFGHFYGSSYVAAPDGSRTPGLSRTRDGLLVVEIDLNLNRQISDKWSFKMTGRYAEYVEELAKAVRHDFKPNIVKE; encoded by the exons ATGTCGTCGTGTCAGCTCGAGTCGCTGGAGAAGTCTCTGGAGTCCCACCTGCCGCAGGGTGAACTCGCCGAGGTGCGACGCATCCTATTCGGAAAGGAAACGAA GACGTTGGACCTCCCGGCGTGTGCCGTGGACGCTGCCTCCGAACATGACTTTGAGCTGAAGGGTTACAGGTTTGAGGCTGCACAGGAACAGCTGAGGCCGCCCAGGAGGGTCCGGGTGGGACTCATACAGCACCGCATTGTTCTGCCCACCGACGCCCCCATCCACGACCAG ATCACTGCCATGCATAGCCGGGTTGGTGAACTGGTCGAGGTAGCAGCCATGTGCGGCGTAAACATCGTCTGCTTTCAGGAGACCTGGA CCATGCCTTTTGCTTTCTGCACCCGAGAGAAAGAACCATGGACGGAGTTTGCAGAGTCTGCTGAAGAGGGGAACACCACACGCCTCTGCCAAGAG CTGGCCAGAAAATACAACATGGTAGTTGTTTCCCCAATTCTGGAGCGAGAAGAGCTGCACGACACTCTGTGGAACACAGCAGTGGTTATCTCCAACTCTGGAAACGTGCTGGGAAAGAGCAGGAAGAACCATATTCCCCGGATCGGAGACTTCAATGAG TCTACATATTATATGGAGGGCGACACTGGCCACACAGTGTTCCAGACACAGTTTGGGAAGATAGCTGTGAATATCTGCTACGGGCGCCATCACCCTCTCAACTggttcatgtacagtatgaatgGAGCTGAGATCATCTTCAACCCCTCAGCTACTGTCGGAGCCCTCAG TGAGCCCATGTGGCCTATAGAGGCCAGGAATGCAGCAATAGCGAACCACTGTTTCACTTGTGCGATCAACCGTGTTGGGACG GAGCATTTCAAAAGTGAATTCACATCCGGTGATGGAAAGAAAG CTCACCATGACTTTGGACACTTCTACGGATCCAGTTATGTGGCTGCTCCTGATGGCAGCCGCACCCCGGGGCTCTCTAGAACCCGTGACGGACTACTAGTGGTAGAAATAGATCTCAACCTGAACAGACAAATCAGTGACAAATGGAGTTTTAAG ATGACTGGGAGGTATGCTGAGTATGTGGAGGAACTTGCCAAGGCTGTTAGACATGACTTTAAACCCAACATAGTTAAGGAGTAG
- the upb1 gene encoding beta-ureidopropionase isoform X1 yields MSSCQLESLEKSLESHLPQGELAEVRRILFGKETKTLDLPACAVDAASEHDFELKGYRFEAAQEQLRPPRRVRVGLIQHRIVLPTDAPIHDQITAMHSRVGELVEVAAMCGVNIVCFQETWTMPFAFCTREKEPWTEFAESAEEGNTTRLCQELARKYNMVVVSPILEREELHDTLWNTAVVISNSGNVLGKSRKNHIPRIGDFNESTYYMEGDTGHTVFQTQFGKIAVNICYGRHHPLNWFMYSMNGAEIIFNPSATVGALSEPMWPIEARNAAIANHCFTCAINRVGTEHFKSEFTSGDGKKAHHDFGHFYGSSYVAAPDGSRTPGLSRTRDGLLVVEIDLNLNRQISDKWSFKVNSANPHSSKAGAMKRLAVLAVFSLAVE; encoded by the exons ATGTCGTCGTGTCAGCTCGAGTCGCTGGAGAAGTCTCTGGAGTCCCACCTGCCGCAGGGTGAACTCGCCGAGGTGCGACGCATCCTATTCGGAAAGGAAACGAA GACGTTGGACCTCCCGGCGTGTGCCGTGGACGCTGCCTCCGAACATGACTTTGAGCTGAAGGGTTACAGGTTTGAGGCTGCACAGGAACAGCTGAGGCCGCCCAGGAGGGTCCGGGTGGGACTCATACAGCACCGCATTGTTCTGCCCACCGACGCCCCCATCCACGACCAG ATCACTGCCATGCATAGCCGGGTTGGTGAACTGGTCGAGGTAGCAGCCATGTGCGGCGTAAACATCGTCTGCTTTCAGGAGACCTGGA CCATGCCTTTTGCTTTCTGCACCCGAGAGAAAGAACCATGGACGGAGTTTGCAGAGTCTGCTGAAGAGGGGAACACCACACGCCTCTGCCAAGAG CTGGCCAGAAAATACAACATGGTAGTTGTTTCCCCAATTCTGGAGCGAGAAGAGCTGCACGACACTCTGTGGAACACAGCAGTGGTTATCTCCAACTCTGGAAACGTGCTGGGAAAGAGCAGGAAGAACCATATTCCCCGGATCGGAGACTTCAATGAG TCTACATATTATATGGAGGGCGACACTGGCCACACAGTGTTCCAGACACAGTTTGGGAAGATAGCTGTGAATATCTGCTACGGGCGCCATCACCCTCTCAACTggttcatgtacagtatgaatgGAGCTGAGATCATCTTCAACCCCTCAGCTACTGTCGGAGCCCTCAG TGAGCCCATGTGGCCTATAGAGGCCAGGAATGCAGCAATAGCGAACCACTGTTTCACTTGTGCGATCAACCGTGTTGGGACG GAGCATTTCAAAAGTGAATTCACATCCGGTGATGGAAAGAAAG CTCACCATGACTTTGGACACTTCTACGGATCCAGTTATGTGGCTGCTCCTGATGGCAGCCGCACCCCGGGGCTCTCTAGAACCCGTGACGGACTACTAGTGGTAGAAATAGATCTCAACCTGAACAGACAAATCAGTGACAAATGGAGTTTTAAGGTAAAttcagcaaatcctcacagttCAAAAGCTGGCGCCATGAAACGTTTAGcagttttagcagtttttagTTtagcagtggagtaa
- the LOC120805817 gene encoding uncharacterized protein C22orf15 has protein sequence MFVTILFGDSRMEMFNLNCKLINFIHHIKERCGLDSQDCVDLMDGSGSVMNVEAKQHSVALARSVLVERQYYVLLRVCRDDDTGGRKYVSLLNNYSQSHPELTELLRKLSNPNTERDRKLRGGRTQRSSPAKQTRSKNISANNKTHQIQ, from the exons atgtttgtcaCTATTCTGTTTGGAG ACAGCAGGATGGAAATGTTCAATCTCAACTGTAAACTGATCAACTTCATTCATCATATAAAGGAGAGGTGCGGTCTGGACTCTCAAG ACTGTGTGGACCTGATGGACGGCAGTGGTTCAGTGATGAATGTCGAGGCGAAGCAGCACAGTGTGGCTCTGGCCAGGAGCGTGCTGGTAGAGAGACAATACTACGTCCTCCTGCGAGTCTGCC GAGATGATGACACTGGGGGTCGGAAATATGTGTCTCTCCTAAACAACTATAGCCAGAGTCATCCTGAGTTAACAG AGCTGTTGAGGAAACTGTCAAACCCCAACACGGAGCGAGACAGAAAGCTCCGAGGAGGACGGACACAGAGGAGCAGTCCCGCCAAACAAACCAGGAGCAAAAACATCTCTGCAAATAACAAGACTCACCAAATTCAATAG